The genomic segment CTCGATACGCTTGGCCACGTGAACAATGTTGCATACGTCGGGTATCTCGATGCTCGAGCATGTTTCGGGAGTACTGGCCGGCGCACATGGAACGGTCGGACGGATTACGCGTGTGGATCCGAGCGAAGATGAGACGTAATATTCGATTCTTCGATCAACCCTGTTGACTGTCTCCATCGTAGGCTCCACGGCGACCGCGACCGCATCAATCAGTGACTGCCATCACACCGCACGACCGCGCCGCACGTAGTGTTGTTGCCTCCTCGAGAGGGGTGGAGGGTTTGAACCGATGCAACAGGTCAGAACCATCGACCGAGTGGTACAGCGAGCCGACTACTACGAAACCGACACGGGCAGAGAGCTGCGTCTGCGTGCAGCAGCCGAAGTGACTGTTTGCACAGAGCGGGTGGTGCCCGATGGCGGGACCGCAGCCACCGAGACCACCCGGACCGATTCCGAGAGGCCGACGTACACGCGACATATCGAACCGCCGGAACAGGGCGGGAAGACGTACGTCCGGTGTACCTACTGCAAACGTGAGCTGCTGGTCGAACTTGGTGGACAGGACAAACTGCCGCATGCGCCTGGCTGCCCGGAGGGTGAGTCGTGATGAGTGAGTCCACTGGCTGGCCTGACGACCGAGTGCAGGCCGAACTCGAAGCAGTTCTGGCCAATCTGCGAACGCTCGAGGAGCACCTGGCCGAGCCGTTGACCCTCGCAGACTCGATCGTCGAACTCGAGGCGACGCGTGTGGTGTACGAACACGTGGTTATGGAGGCCTGACGATGCCCGAGTGTTCGAACTGTGACAGTCACGTCACAGAACAGTACAAGCGGGTGTTTGCGGAC from the Natronococcus sp. AD-5 genome contains:
- a CDS encoding acyl-CoA thioesterase family protein, encoding MNKFNYVKNLAVRFGDLDTLGHVNNVAYVGYLDARACFGSTGRRTWNGRTDYACGSERR